The following proteins are co-located in the Billgrantia tianxiuensis genome:
- the tyrS gene encoding tyrosine--tRNA ligase, giving the protein MSEVASALALLKRGTQEILLEDELIKKLESGRKLRIKAGFDPTAPDLHLGHSVLLTKMRQFQDLGHQIIFLIGDFTGRIGDPTGKNVTRKPLTEEEVRVNAQTYKEQVFKILDPEKTEVRFNSEWFSQLTAAKMIELAAQSTVARMLERDDFDKRYKSGQPISIHEFLYPLVQGYDSVALEADVEMGGTDQKFNLLMGREIQKHFGMEPQVVITMPLLEGLDGVQKMSKSLGNYVGVDEAPGSMFNKLVSMPDSLMWRYFELLSLKSNEEIEALKRDVEAGANPRDIKMILARELIGRYHGEEAAANAHKSAGNRLAEGELPEDLPEVEVDFEGSAQAPIAAVLNRAGLANNSAQAKDMLGNGRVKVDGEVVAKDAMLDTGKSYVIQAGKKRYARVTLR; this is encoded by the coding sequence ATGAGTGAGGTCGCAAGCGCGCTGGCGCTGCTGAAACGAGGCACCCAGGAGATCCTGCTGGAGGACGAGCTGATCAAGAAGCTCGAGTCCGGCCGCAAGCTGCGCATCAAGGCGGGCTTCGATCCCACCGCTCCCGACCTGCACCTCGGCCACAGCGTGCTGCTGACCAAGATGCGCCAGTTCCAGGATCTCGGCCACCAGATCATCTTCCTGATCGGCGACTTCACCGGTCGCATCGGCGATCCCACCGGCAAGAACGTCACCCGCAAGCCGCTCACCGAGGAAGAGGTCCGGGTCAATGCCCAGACCTACAAGGAGCAGGTGTTCAAGATCCTCGATCCTGAAAAGACCGAGGTGCGCTTCAACTCCGAATGGTTCAGCCAGCTCACCGCGGCCAAGATGATCGAGCTGGCCGCCCAGAGCACCGTGGCGCGCATGCTCGAGCGCGACGACTTCGACAAGCGCTACAAGTCGGGCCAGCCGATCTCTATCCACGAATTCCTCTACCCGCTGGTGCAGGGCTACGACTCCGTGGCGCTCGAGGCCGACGTCGAGATGGGTGGCACCGACCAGAAGTTCAACCTGCTGATGGGGCGCGAGATCCAGAAGCACTTCGGCATGGAGCCGCAGGTGGTCATCACCATGCCGCTGCTCGAGGGGCTCGACGGCGTGCAGAAGATGTCGAAGTCGCTGGGCAATTACGTCGGCGTCGACGAGGCGCCGGGTTCGATGTTCAACAAGCTCGTCTCCATGCCCGACAGCCTGATGTGGCGCTACTTCGAGCTGCTCTCGTTGAAATCGAATGAAGAGATCGAGGCGCTCAAGCGCGACGTCGAGGCCGGCGCCAACCCGCGCGACATCAAGATGATCCTCGCCCGCGAGCTGATCGGGCGCTACCACGGTGAAGAGGCCGCGGCCAATGCCCACAAGTCGGCCGGCAACCGCCTGGCCGAAGGCGAGCTGCCCGAAGACCTGCCCGAGGTGGAGGTCGACTTCGAGGGCAGCGCTCAGGCGCCCATCGCTGCGGTGCTCAACCGGGCGGGTCTGGCCAACAACAGCGCCCAGGCCAAGGACATGCTGGGCAACGGCCGGGTCAAGGTCGACGGCGAGGTCGTCGCCAAGGATGCCATGCTCGACACCGGCAAGAGCTACGTGATTCAAGCCGGCAAGAAGCGCTACGCCCGGGTCACGCTGCGCTGA
- a CDS encoding anhydro-N-acetylmuramic acid kinase, with the protein MALFVGLMSGTSLDGIDAALVEIDSTGSARLLATHAEPMPETLREQLLELCQAERVAFAELAGAEDAFCRLQAAAVGHLLAGNGIATEQITAIGSHGQTIEHAPWGHAEGPAYTLQLDNPSLLAELTGCQVVADFRRRDLAAGGQAAPLAPAFHEALFRQPEQWQLVLNLGGFANLTLLPPRESNAKVIGFDTGPANALLDAWYARHRGGRFDADGAWAASGRVDETLLERLLAEPFFHRPPPRSTGREVFHLDWLGQHLTGRERAEDVQATLAELTATSVALGIEMARELVGAPVATALIPCGGGAHNRDLLYRLAQRLPETALVPSSDWGWPADWLEAGAFAWLAWRRLEGMPGNLPSVTGAAGPRVLGGVYAP; encoded by the coding sequence ATGGCACTGTTCGTGGGCCTGATGTCCGGCACCAGCCTGGACGGCATCGATGCCGCCCTGGTCGAGATCGACTCCACGGGGAGCGCGCGCCTGCTTGCCACCCACGCCGAGCCGATGCCCGAAACGCTGCGTGAGCAGTTGCTCGAACTCTGCCAGGCCGAACGAGTCGCCTTCGCCGAGCTGGCCGGCGCCGAGGATGCCTTCTGCCGGCTCCAGGCTGCTGCGGTCGGGCATCTGCTCGCAGGCAATGGCATCGCAACCGAGCAGATTACCGCCATCGGCAGCCACGGCCAGACCATTGAGCACGCGCCCTGGGGACACGCTGAAGGCCCCGCCTATACCCTACAGCTCGACAACCCCAGCCTGCTGGCCGAGCTGACCGGCTGCCAGGTAGTAGCCGACTTTCGCCGCCGCGATCTCGCCGCCGGCGGTCAGGCCGCGCCACTGGCACCGGCCTTCCACGAGGCACTGTTCCGACAACCGGAGCAGTGGCAACTGGTACTCAACTTGGGCGGCTTCGCCAATCTGACACTGCTGCCGCCGAGGGAGAGCAATGCCAAGGTCATCGGCTTCGATACCGGCCCGGCCAATGCCCTGCTGGATGCCTGGTACGCGCGGCACCGCGGCGGCCGCTTCGATGCTGACGGCGCCTGGGCGGCATCGGGCCGAGTGGACGAAACGCTGCTGGAGCGCCTGCTCGCCGAGCCCTTCTTTCATCGTCCCCCGCCGCGCAGCACCGGACGCGAGGTATTCCATCTCGACTGGCTGGGTCAACACCTGACGGGGCGGGAACGTGCCGAGGACGTTCAGGCCACGCTGGCGGAGCTGACCGCCACCAGCGTGGCTCTGGGAATCGAGATGGCACGTGAGCTGGTCGGCGCGCCGGTCGCCACGGCACTGATCCCCTGCGGGGGAGGTGCGCATAACCGCGACCTGCTCTACCGACTGGCCCAGCGCCTGCCCGAGACGGCTCTGGTGCCCAGCAGCGATTGGGGCTGGCCAGCCGACTGGCTGGAAGCAGGAGCCTTCGCCTGGCTCGCCTGGCGTCGCCTGGAAGGCATGCCCGGCAATCTGCCCAGCGTTACCGGCGCCGCCGGCCCGCGCGTGCTCGGCGGCGTCTACGCTCCCTGA
- a CDS encoding YggS family pyridoxal phosphate-dependent enzyme, protein MTDPMLSNSLVSARRRLADALAAAGRPADAARLLAVSKTKPADMIREAWQLGQREFGENYVQEALEKQRELVDLEGIVWHFIGPLQANKTRAVAEHFDWVHSVDREKVARRLNDQRPEALAPLEVCLQVNVSDEASKSGVSFDELEELAEAVLSMPRLRLRGLMAIPAPAADPARQREPLARLRQALESLRERFPDAPLDTLSMGMSDDLEAAVLEGATLVRLGTAIFGARNTSRR, encoded by the coding sequence ATGACGGACCCCATGCTTTCCAACTCGCTGGTCAGCGCTCGCCGGCGTCTGGCCGATGCCCTGGCAGCCGCCGGTCGTCCTGCCGATGCCGCACGGCTACTGGCGGTCAGCAAGACCAAGCCAGCCGACATGATCCGTGAGGCCTGGCAGCTTGGCCAACGCGAGTTCGGGGAGAACTACGTACAGGAAGCGCTGGAGAAACAACGCGAGCTCGTCGACCTGGAGGGGATCGTCTGGCACTTCATTGGCCCACTGCAGGCCAACAAGACACGCGCCGTAGCCGAGCACTTCGACTGGGTCCACAGCGTCGACCGCGAGAAGGTCGCGCGACGGCTGAACGATCAGCGCCCCGAGGCATTGGCACCACTCGAGGTGTGTCTGCAGGTCAACGTCAGCGACGAGGCCAGCAAGTCAGGAGTCTCCTTCGACGAGCTGGAGGAACTGGCGGAAGCGGTACTCTCGATGCCGCGCCTGCGCCTGCGTGGGTTGATGGCCATCCCGGCACCGGCCGCGGACCCGGCTCGCCAGCGTGAACCCCTGGCGCGGCTGCGCCAAGCGCTGGAGTCGCTGCGCGAGCGCTTTCCCGATGCACCGCTGGATACCCTGTCGATGGGCATGAGCGACGACCTGGAAGCCGCCGTACTCGAAGGAGCCACCCTGGTACGACTGGGTACGGCCATCTTCGGCGCGCGCAACACATCGCGTCGTTAA
- a CDS encoding type IV pilus twitching motility protein PilT, with protein sequence MDITELLAFSAKQNASDLHLSAGLPPMIRVDGDIRRLNVPALEDREVRELIYGIMSDRQRRDYEEFFETDFSFEVPGVARFRVNAFNQARGAGAVFRTIPSEVLTMEDLGLGEVFRRLALLPRGLVLVTGPTGSGKSTTLAAMIDYINDHRYDHILTIEDPVEFVHRSKCCLINQREVHRDTHGFAQALRSALREDPDVILVGEMRDLETIRLALTAAETGHLVFGTLHTTSAAKTIDRIIDVFPGEEKAMVRSMLSESLQAVISQTLLKRRSGGRVAAHEILIANAAVRNLIREDKVAQIYSAIQTGGSLGMQTLDAALAKLVSEDVVSRDEAQVQARNALAV encoded by the coding sequence ATGGATATTACCGAACTGCTGGCGTTTTCGGCAAAGCAGAACGCCTCCGATCTGCATCTGTCGGCTGGTTTGCCGCCAATGATTCGGGTCGATGGCGACATCCGCCGTCTCAACGTGCCGGCCCTGGAAGATCGTGAAGTCCGCGAGCTGATCTACGGCATCATGAGCGACCGCCAGCGCCGCGACTACGAGGAGTTCTTCGAGACCGATTTCTCCTTCGAGGTCCCCGGTGTGGCTCGCTTCCGCGTCAACGCCTTCAACCAGGCCCGCGGAGCCGGTGCGGTATTTCGCACCATCCCCAGTGAGGTGCTGACCATGGAGGACCTGGGTTTGGGCGAGGTTTTTCGCCGCCTGGCGCTGCTGCCGCGCGGCCTGGTACTTGTCACCGGCCCCACCGGCTCGGGCAAGAGTACCACTCTGGCCGCGATGATCGACTATATCAACGATCACCGTTACGACCATATCCTCACCATCGAGGACCCGGTGGAATTCGTTCATCGCAGCAAGTGCTGCCTGATCAATCAGCGCGAGGTGCATCGTGATACGCATGGCTTCGCCCAGGCGCTGCGCAGCGCACTGCGCGAAGACCCCGACGTGATCCTGGTGGGCGAGATGCGCGACCTCGAAACCATCCGGCTGGCGCTCACCGCCGCCGAGACCGGCCACCTGGTGTTCGGCACCCTGCATACCACCTCGGCGGCCAAGACCATCGACCGGATCATCGACGTCTTCCCGGGCGAGGAGAAGGCCATGGTGCGCTCGATGCTATCGGAGTCGCTGCAGGCGGTCATCTCCCAGACCCTGCTCAAGCGTCGTAGCGGTGGGCGAGTCGCGGCCCACGAGATCCTCATCGCCAATGCGGCGGTGCGTAACCTGATCCGTGAGGACAAGGTGGCGCAGATCTATTCCGCTATCCAGACCGGCGGCAGCCTGGGCATGCAAACTCTCGATGCCGCCCTGGCCAAGCTGGTCTCCGAGGACGTGGTCAGTCGCGATGAGGCGCAGGTTCAAGCCAGGAACGCGCTGGCCGTTTGA